One Caenibius sp. WL genomic window, CGAAAGCGTGCGCAATCTCGGTACGCCCGTTTTCCCTCGCGCTCTGTTCGATGCCGTGCTGGATCGGATGGATGCGGACATTCTGACGATCCGCCATCGGGGACAGGCGGTGGCGAGCGTCCTTTCGCTGTATCATCGCGGGGCGGTGCTGCCCTATTGGGGTGGCGGTGTGTTCGCCGCGCGGGCGCTGCGGGCAAACGATGTCATGTATTACGAACTGATGCGCCATGCCCGCCAGCGGGGCTGCACGGTGTTCGATTTCGGCCGTTCCAAGACGGGCAGCGGCGCCTATCATTTCAAGCGCAATTGGGGCTTCGAACCCGCCCCGCTTTCCTATGCCAGTTGGACGGCGCCGGGGCAGCCGCACCGCGATGCCGATCCGACGAGCGCACGCCATGCCACGCGAATCGCGTTGTGGAAGCGTTTGCCTTTGCCCATCGCCAACCGTCTGGGGCCATGGATCGCCAGGGGGCTGGGATGAGCGGGGAAATCCTGTTCCTGGCGCATCGTTTGCCGTTTCCACCGGACCGGGGGGACAAGATCCGATCGCACCATATCCTGCGCCGGTTGGCCCGCATCGCCCCGGTGCACGTGGCGACTTTCACCGACAGCACGGCCGATCTGGCGCACGAAGGGGCGTTGAAGGCCGTGGCGAAAACGCACTGGCTGGCGGTGCGGCGCAAGCCTTTGTGGCGGGCGGGGCTGGAAGCGCTGATGAAGGGCGAACCGGTCAGCCTGGCGGCTTTTTACGACGAGGGTCTCGCTGCCTATGTCCGCGATCTGATCGCCAGCGGCAGGATCGGCACGATCTACGTCTTTTCCGGGCAGATGGGGCAATATGTCCCTGAAGATTTCACCGGGCGCGTCCTGCTCGATCTGGTGGATGTCGATTCCGCCAAGTTCGAAGCCTATGGCCAGGCGGGTGTGTCGCCGCGCCGATGGATCGATGCGCGGGAAGGGCGTCTGTTGCGCGGGGTGGAGGAACGGCTGGCCCGCCGCGCCGATGAAACCCTGCTGGTGAGCGAAGCGGAGGCCGCCCTGTTTCGCAGCCGCCTGTCCGATCCCGCAGGCGTGGCCGTTTCGGCGCTGCGCAACGGAATCGATGCGGATTTCTTCGATCCCGCGCGGCACGGCGGATCATCGCCGTTCGCGCCGCACCGCGGGCCCCATATCGTGTTTACCGGCCAGATGGATTACGCCCCCAATATCGCCGCGGCCGAGCGGTTGATTGCGCGGATCATGCCGGGCCTGAGGCAAAGCCATCCGCAGGCCCAGTGCCATATCGTCGGGCGCAACCCGCCGGCGTCATTGCTGGCGCATGACGGGAAAGCGGGCGTGCGTGTCTGGGGGGAAGTGCCCGATGTTCGGCCCTATGTCGCGGCGGCCGATCTGGTGATGGTGCCCCTCGCCATCGCGCGGGGCGTGCAGAACAAAGTGCTGGAAGCCATGGCGATGGCGCGCCCGGTTGTGCTGACCCCGCAAGCTGCAACCGGGATCGAGGCGCAGAATGGCATGCACTTTGCCATTGCCGATGGGGATGCAGCCCTGATCCGGCAGGCGCAGGATTTGCTGGC contains:
- a CDS encoding TIGR03087 family PEP-CTERM/XrtA system glycosyltransferase is translated as MSGEILFLAHRLPFPPDRGDKIRSHHILRRLARIAPVHVATFTDSTADLAHEGALKAVAKTHWLAVRRKPLWRAGLEALMKGEPVSLAAFYDEGLAAYVRDLIASGRIGTIYVFSGQMGQYVPEDFTGRVLLDLVDVDSAKFEAYGQAGVSPRRWIDAREGRLLRGVEERLARRADETLLVSEAEAALFRSRLSDPAGVAVSALRNGIDADFFDPARHGGSSPFAPHRGPHIVFTGQMDYAPNIAAAERLIARIMPGLRQSHPQAQCHIVGRNPPASLLAHDGKAGVRVWGEVPDVRPYVAAADLVMVPLAIARGVQNKVLEAMAMARPVVLTPQAATGIEAQNGMHFAIADGDAALIRQAQDLLADPQARQAMGHAARHFVIEHLGWEAVLQPLESMTRGPCNAERRYHAA